The stretch of DNA AATTCACTCGTGAACTGCCATCTGAGCATTGCTGGGAGACGATGGTATCGTCCTCGTTAATGACATCGTCAAAAGTAAAGCCATACTGGTAGCCTGAGCAACCGCCACCGCTAATGAAAACCCGGAGGTTGAGTTTAGGATTATCTTCTTCAGCCAATAAAGAGGCAACCTTGTCGGCTGCACTGACGGTAAAATGAACAGAAGAGGTTTCAGTCATTGTGGCGTCCATTTGTAACTCCAAAAAAATGTATCAGTTTATCGAATATTTTGCTCAATTATAGCACCACCCAGACATTGGTTTTTATCATAGAACACAATATATTGCCCGGGAGTAACTGCTCGCTGAGGATCTGCAAACATCACACAATGCTGTTTATTATTCAGCGGTGAAACGATGCAGGCTTGTTCTGTTTGCCTGTATCGGGTTTTAGCATAGCAGGTGATTGGCAATTGATCTTTATAATCCGCAAGCCAGTGTATTTCACTGCACATCAATCCTTGCGAATAAAGCATTGGATGGCTCTGCCCCTGGGCAATAACTAAAGTATTCTTTTCGAGATCCTTATCAACCACATACCAGGGCTCATCACCTGAGTTAGCAAGTCCTCCTATGCCCAAGCCTTGCCTTTGGCCCAGCGTATAAAACATCAATCCATCATGCTGGCCAATTATTTCACCTGCTGTGGTTTTTATTGGACCAGGTTTGGCCAGAATAAACTCATTCAGAAAGTGTTTAAATTTCTTTTCGCCAATAAAACAAATTCCTGTGGAATCTTTTTTATCATGGGTAATCAATCCCAGTTCTTTGGCCATTGCTCTAACTTCCGCCTTGTGGTAGTCACCTATTGGAAATAAGGTTTTGGCAAGGGCAGAAGGCTCTACTGCATGTAAGAAGTAAGTTTGATCCTTTTCACGATCTTTGGCTTTCAGCAATGCAGGGAATGGGCTTTCATGTTTAATTTTAGCATAATGACCGGTTGCAATAAAATCAGCGCCCATGCCTAATGCATACTCCAGAAAAGCTTTAAATTTGATTTCTTTATTACATAGCACATCTGGATTTGGTGTTCTTCCGGCTTCATATTCATTTAAAAAATGAGTAAAAACCCTATTCCAGTATTCTCCTGAAAAATTAACACAGTGCAGAGGGATATTCAGCTTGCCTGCGACTGCTTCTGCATCTGCCAAATCTACTGCTGCAGGACAATAATCGTCTTGGTCGTCCTGCTCCCAATTTTTCATGAACAAGCCCTCGACCTGATAGCCTTGTTCTTTGAGTAACCAGGCAGCCACCGAGGAATCAACACCTCCGGACATACCCACAATCACCTTTGCTTTCATAATTCTACAAATGTTTAAAATATATCTATTTTAAGCCAAGTAGCTTCTCACTAAAACCCTATTATGAAAATTAAATTCCCTTTAGCTTCAAATTCAGCAAGTGATTTACAATCATAATCAATGAAATAGCCTTTAACTGTTAGATGCAGTCAGATTGAATTTATTCACATTTCGTTGATGATAGATAATTTGCACAAATTATCTAAATAAAGATACAATATGCGTCAATTTATTTATTATTTAGTATTTATGACGCACAATCAAGCTTTTCCAGAATCACAGTTGTTAAATTATCTGTTTTTAAAAACCATACTAATTATTAACTATGATGCAATGAACCTGCTTCCTTTGACGGTAAATCCTCATTGCGATTTAGAACGTTTTCAGGAGCAGATTGCTTCTGTTGAAGCGGAAGGCCAGTCTGCTTTGATAGAACTGCGTGCTATGTATAGGGAAGCATTGATAACGGATAGTCAAAGAGCAAACAAAATTAAACAAATTATTGAGTACTTTGTTCTGTTAGATCAAGATGCAAATGCACAAATAGATTTTATTCGAATGACGCCAGCCGAATTACAGCGGGTTTTCAATATTCACTTCTTTAGAAGCAGAATAGTGACTCAAAGTATGTTCTTCTTTTCAGAGCGCCCAGAAAGTATTGAAGGCTTAACGGCAGAAGAATTAAATGATTGCGGCTGGTATTTTTATCAAAAAAAATATTATGAAGCGGCTGTGCCGTATTTTCAATTAGCCGCTTTAGCCGGTCAAGAACAAGCCCTGGTCAATTTAGGGGTGTGTTATCATTGGGCACAGGGTATAGAGCAGGATGATGAAGCGTCTGTACTTTGCTTTGAATTAGCTGCAGACAAGAATAACCCGCAAGCACTTTATAATTTAGGTATGGCTTATGAAGAGGGTTGGTATAATGGCAAAAGCAACACAAAACAAGCATGGAATTACTATACTCGAGCTGCCAGGCTAAAGGATAGTGAGTCCATTTGCCAACTAGGCTGGTATGCTGAAAATGGAATTTATCCAGCCCAGAATTTAGAAGAGGCCTATAGACATTATGAAGAAGCAGATAAGCTAGGCAGTGCTCGAGGGGCCTTTAATTTAGGCCGCTGTTATGAGTTTGGTAAGGGATGCAATGAGAATTTAAGTAATGCCTTAGAATGCTATCAACGCGCACAAGAACGGGGATATGCAAAAGCTGAAGGAGCAATTGCTCGCATTGAAGATAAGCTAAATCGGGCTTCTTGTATTTTACTGTAATAGGGTGAGGCTGACAAACCCGCCAAAAATGTTAATTCCGATGTAGAAAAGGAGTTTCTACACGATATAAAGTTAATCTTGCAATCCATGACAATCGAGAATGGCGTTATTTCACAAGTAAAATATACTTAAAGTATCTTCCCCAGAAATATCCGAATAATTATGCCTGAAATCGCCAGACTGACTAAATTTTTCTGTAAAATTGAAAATACCTATCGCGAAAGTTTTTCTATCCGGCATTTGATTG from Legionella quinlivanii encodes:
- the erpA gene encoding iron-sulfur cluster insertion protein ErpA gives rise to the protein MDATMTETSSVHFTVSAADKVASLLAEEDNPKLNLRVFISGGGCSGYQYGFTFDDVINEDDTIVSQQCSDGSSRVNLLIDSMSYQYLSDAEIDYVKGIQGEQFVIRNPNAKTTCGCGSSFSMDEDE
- the mnmA gene encoding tRNA 2-thiouridine(34) synthase MnmA; the encoded protein is MKAKVIVGMSGGVDSSVAAWLLKEQGYQVEGLFMKNWEQDDQDDYCPAAVDLADAEAVAGKLNIPLHCVNFSGEYWNRVFTHFLNEYEAGRTPNPDVLCNKEIKFKAFLEYALGMGADFIATGHYAKIKHESPFPALLKAKDREKDQTYFLHAVEPSALAKTLFPIGDYHKAEVRAMAKELGLITHDKKDSTGICFIGEKKFKHFLNEFILAKPGPIKTTAGEIIGQHDGLMFYTLGQRQGLGIGGLANSGDEPWYVVDKDLEKNTLVIAQGQSHPMLYSQGLMCSEIHWLADYKDQLPITCYAKTRYRQTEQACIVSPLNNKQHCVMFADPQRAVTPGQYIVFYDKNQCLGGAIIEQNIR
- a CDS encoding tetratricopeptide repeat protein, with translation MRQFIYYLVFMTHNQAFPESQLLNYLFLKTILIINYDAMNLLPLTVNPHCDLERFQEQIASVEAEGQSALIELRAMYREALITDSQRANKIKQIIEYFVLLDQDANAQIDFIRMTPAELQRVFNIHFFRSRIVTQSMFFFSERPESIEGLTAEELNDCGWYFYQKKYYEAAVPYFQLAALAGQEQALVNLGVCYHWAQGIEQDDEASVLCFELAADKNNPQALYNLGMAYEEGWYNGKSNTKQAWNYYTRAARLKDSESICQLGWYAENGIYPAQNLEEAYRHYEEADKLGSARGAFNLGRCYEFGKGCNENLSNALECYQRAQERGYAKAEGAIARIEDKLNRASCILL